A DNA window from Acidimicrobiales bacterium contains the following coding sequences:
- a CDS encoding PASTA domain-containing protein, with protein MATSSMADHVGRVLGGRYRLLTPIGTGASAQVFLAEDVTLRRQVAVKVLHPALAEDDSFLRRFRAEAQQAAALNHPNAMRVFDWGESPDGPFLVLEHLGGGSLRDMLDAGHLLSPSQALLVGLEAARGLDYAHRRGLVHRDIKPANLLFDDEGRLCIADFGLARALAEAAWTEPAGAILGTARYASPEQAQGLSVDGKADVYSLALVLVEAVTGRVPFSADTTIATLMARVNARLEPAAALGPLGPVVVEATAPEPSERLDARQLVDGLERAARELPAPGGLPLRQRSSPDATLVLPGPASDITELGVVPRPSDDEAEAPAGGGDLLLPAARRRRRWWPWAVLALFVLLLGVVSAYAISEARIPKHPVPSLRGKTVAEARSEVADEKFRIKLGEARFDEAVAPDHVVEQDPSPLASRREGESVTVVLSKGPQPRGVPDLTGTDQTTAEQRLKDAGFVPKAVAQPDEEKVKGVVLAWSPTGVLPKGSEIVLTVSSGPAPREIPDVTGKTYDEAAAALTAAGLKPQQADVFSSDVDKGLVVSTKPGVGRAVDRDSVVTVNVSKGPDTVPVPDVTGKSVAEATAALQAAGLQVSGTGGRPHGQTVFLTDPVAGVKVARNTGVFLYVR; from the coding sequence GTGGCCACGTCGAGCATGGCCGACCACGTCGGTCGCGTCCTCGGGGGGCGCTACCGCCTCCTGACCCCGATCGGAACCGGGGCGTCCGCGCAGGTCTTCCTGGCCGAGGACGTCACGTTACGCAGGCAGGTGGCGGTCAAGGTCCTCCACCCCGCCCTCGCCGAGGACGACTCGTTCCTGCGCCGGTTCCGGGCCGAGGCGCAGCAGGCGGCCGCCCTCAACCACCCCAACGCCATGCGGGTGTTCGACTGGGGCGAGTCCCCAGACGGCCCGTTCCTCGTGCTCGAGCACCTGGGGGGCGGAAGCCTGCGCGACATGCTCGACGCCGGCCACCTGCTGTCCCCCTCGCAGGCCCTGCTGGTTGGGTTGGAGGCGGCGCGCGGCCTCGACTACGCCCACCGGCGGGGCCTCGTGCACCGGGACATCAAGCCTGCCAACCTGCTCTTCGACGACGAAGGCCGGTTGTGCATCGCCGACTTCGGGCTGGCCCGAGCCCTGGCCGAGGCGGCCTGGACGGAGCCGGCGGGGGCAATCCTGGGGACGGCCCGGTACGCCTCGCCCGAGCAGGCGCAGGGGCTGTCCGTCGACGGCAAGGCCGACGTGTACTCGCTGGCCCTCGTTCTGGTCGAGGCCGTCACCGGACGGGTGCCGTTCTCGGCCGACACCACCATCGCCACGCTGATGGCGAGGGTCAACGCCCGGCTCGAGCCAGCCGCCGCCCTCGGCCCGCTCGGCCCTGTCGTCGTCGAAGCCACCGCTCCCGAGCCCTCCGAGCGCCTCGACGCCCGACAGCTCGTCGACGGCCTCGAGCGGGCGGCCCGCGAGCTCCCCGCTCCCGGCGGGCTGCCCCTGCGGCAACGGTCTTCGCCGGATGCCACCCTCGTGCTCCCGGGTCCTGCCAGCGACATCACCGAGCTCGGAGTCGTGCCCCGCCCGTCGGACGACGAGGCGGAGGCGCCGGCCGGCGGCGGCGACCTGCTGCTGCCTGCCGCCCGTCGTCGCCGGCGGTGGTGGCCGTGGGCCGTCCTCGCACTGTTCGTCCTGCTGCTCGGCGTGGTCAGCGCGTACGCCATCTCGGAGGCCCGGATCCCGAAGCACCCGGTGCCGTCGTTGCGGGGCAAGACCGTGGCCGAGGCCCGTTCCGAGGTCGCCGACGAGAAGTTCAGGATCAAGCTGGGCGAGGCACGATTCGACGAGGCGGTGGCGCCCGACCACGTGGTCGAGCAGGACCCGTCGCCGCTGGCCAGCCGCCGCGAAGGCGAGTCGGTGACCGTCGTCCTGTCCAAGGGACCGCAGCCCCGGGGTGTCCCCGACCTCACGGGCACCGACCAGACCACGGCCGAGCAGCGCCTGAAGGATGCCGGCTTCGTCCCGAAGGCGGTGGCCCAGCCCGACGAGGAGAAGGTGAAGGGCGTCGTGCTCGCCTGGTCGCCAACCGGCGTGCTGCCCAAGGGGAGCGAGATCGTCCTCACGGTGTCGAGCGGCCCGGCCCCGCGCGAGATCCCCGACGTGACGGGCAAGACGTACGACGAGGCGGCTGCCGCGCTCACCGCTGCGGGGCTGAAGCCGCAGCAGGCGGACGTGTTCAGCTCCGACGTCGACAAGGGGCTGGTCGTGTCGACCAAGCCCGGTGTGGGCAGGGCCGTCGACCGCGATTCCGTCGTCACGGTCAACGTCTCCAAGGGCCCCGACACCGTGCCCGTTCCCGACGTCACCGGAAAGTCGGTGGCCGAGGCCACCGCCGCCCTCCAGGCCGCCGGTCTCCAGGTGAGCGGCACGGGCGGGCGGCCGCACGGCCAGACGGTGTTCCTCACCGACCCGGTCGCCGGCGTGAAGGTCGCCCGCAACACGGGGGTGTTCCTGTACGTCCGCTGA